One genomic segment of Natrialbaceae archaeon AArc-T1-2 includes these proteins:
- a CDS encoding CobW family GTP-binding protein encodes MSDRIPVTILSGGLGAGKTTLLNHLLRTADDREIAVLVNDMGAVNVDAELIADGSELDPDGGVTELSNGCICCELQDDLETAVVRLARERSFDVLVVESSGISEPAPVARLFTTESRVAARYRVDALVTVLDTRQFLDAFAGSGGPERRGTEGDRPLSDLLVEQVEVSNVVLLNKADRCTSDELDDAEELVGTLQPDAETIRTEFSVVDPDRLLEVELFDASAIDGLAGWKRALEDEHHDHRHPDEVYGVSSFTFRRRRPFHPDRIATTLRDLPDGVVRSKGTLWIAGNEFRQSVSQAGPSVRVTAQGPWIASLPDVEREMYRSNRPDLEWHDDYGDRRTAFVVIGTDVDETAIRTALEDALVTDTEWERIGDGRKGESTDPFSTAAGETVVLRSP; translated from the coding sequence ATGAGCGACCGGATCCCGGTGACGATCCTCTCGGGCGGGCTCGGAGCCGGAAAGACGACGCTTCTGAACCACCTGCTCCGGACCGCCGACGACCGCGAGATCGCCGTCTTAGTCAACGATATGGGAGCGGTCAACGTCGACGCCGAGTTGATCGCCGACGGCTCCGAACTCGACCCCGACGGCGGGGTCACCGAACTCTCGAACGGCTGTATCTGCTGTGAACTCCAGGACGACCTCGAGACGGCCGTCGTCCGGCTCGCACGCGAGCGGTCGTTTGACGTCCTCGTCGTGGAGTCGTCGGGTATCTCCGAGCCGGCGCCCGTCGCCCGGCTGTTCACGACCGAGTCACGGGTCGCCGCACGCTACCGCGTCGACGCGCTGGTGACGGTCCTCGACACCCGGCAGTTCCTCGACGCCTTCGCCGGATCGGGGGGTCCCGAACGTCGGGGAACCGAGGGCGACCGGCCGCTGTCGGATCTGCTCGTCGAACAGGTCGAGGTTTCGAACGTCGTCCTGCTGAACAAGGCCGATCGCTGTACGTCCGACGAACTCGACGACGCCGAGGAACTCGTCGGGACGCTCCAGCCCGACGCCGAGACGATCCGGACGGAGTTTTCCGTCGTCGATCCCGACCGGCTGCTCGAGGTCGAGCTGTTCGACGCGAGTGCGATCGACGGGCTGGCGGGCTGGAAGCGAGCGCTCGAGGACGAGCACCACGACCACCGCCACCCCGACGAGGTATACGGCGTCTCCTCGTTCACGTTCCGCCGTCGCCGCCCGTTTCATCCCGACCGGATCGCCACGACGCTCCGTGACCTGCCCGACGGCGTCGTCCGCTCGAAAGGAACGCTCTGGATCGCCGGTAACGAGTTTCGACAGTCCGTAAGCCAGGCCGGCCCGTCGGTGCGGGTCACTGCACAGGGTCCGTGGATCGCAAGCCTTCCCGACGTCGAACGCGAGATGTACCGCTCGAACCGGCCCGACCTCGAGTGGCACGACGACTACGGCGACCGCCGGACGGCGTTCGTCGTGATCGGCACCGACGTCGACGAGACGGCGATCCGGACGGCGCTCGAGGACGCCCTCGTCACCGACACGGAGTGGGAACGGATCGGGGACGGACGAAAGGGAGAGAGTACCGATCCGTTTTCGACGGCGGCTGGCGAGACGGTCGTGCTCCGATCGCCGTAG